In a genomic window of Ralstonia nicotianae:
- a CDS encoding adenosine-specific kinase: MELTVVPIVKPEATNFILGQSHFIKTVEDLHEALVGAVPGIRFGLAFCEASGKRLVRWSGNDDAALKLARDNALAIGAGHVFLIFLGDGFFPVNVLAAVRAVPEVCRIYCATANPTQVIVAQTEQGRGVLGVVDGASPLGIETDADIAWRKDLLRQIGYKL; the protein is encoded by the coding sequence ATGGAACTCACGGTAGTCCCCATCGTCAAGCCGGAAGCCACCAACTTCATCCTCGGCCAGTCGCACTTCATCAAGACCGTGGAAGACCTCCACGAAGCGCTGGTCGGCGCGGTGCCCGGCATCCGTTTCGGCCTGGCCTTCTGCGAGGCGTCCGGCAAGCGGCTGGTGCGCTGGTCCGGCAATGACGACGCCGCGCTCAAGCTGGCCCGCGACAACGCGCTCGCCATCGGCGCGGGTCATGTGTTCCTGATCTTCCTGGGCGACGGCTTTTTCCCCGTCAACGTGCTGGCCGCCGTGCGCGCGGTGCCGGAGGTGTGCCGCATCTACTGCGCCACCGCCAACCCGACGCAGGTGATCGTCGCGCAAACCGAGCAGGGCCGCGGCGTACTGGGCGTGGTGGACGGCGCCTCGCCGCTGGGCATCGAGACCGATGCCGACATCGCATGGCGCAAGGACCTGCTGCGGCAGATCGGCTACAAGCTGTAG
- a CDS encoding Na/Pi cotransporter family protein, whose translation MYTLLKLLSGVALLVWGTQTVKVGMLRLYGADLRRLLSRSVSNRFSALLAGIGVTCLVQSSNATATIVGAFVAQGLMSVSSALAILLGANVGTAMMAQVFALDLSWLSPLLIFFGVILHLSRKGSPVGHFGRVLIGLGLIMLALELIAVAASPMVEANALRVLLGSISADTGLNMLIGALLTLLCYSSLAVVLFCATLATSAAVSIKVAFAIVLGANIGSAIAALATTPSSSQAARRATLGNLLSRVLGAALVLPFLDKLAALAPHASVALQHVVVAFHVLFNVALAVLLVGFTDRMARLCTRILPGGRHVDELVAPRYLDPSALATPMLALGNASREVLRIGDRVEHMLENTMRVLKTDDVRLLQTTRAVDDEVDALYTAIKLYLTQLSHEALDEREGKRWADIISLTINLEHAGDIIDRMLQDVREKKIAHKLAFSEAGLRELEDMHARLVANLRLALSVFLTGDLRSAQQLMLEKAHFRDLEKRYARSHLTRVSAQTSESIETSSLHLDIISDFKRLNSLFCAAAYPVLDEAGLLGRSRMHEADEATSTEA comes from the coding sequence ATGTACACGCTGCTCAAGCTGCTCTCGGGCGTGGCCCTGCTGGTCTGGGGGACACAGACCGTCAAGGTCGGCATGCTGCGCCTGTATGGCGCCGACCTGCGCAGGCTGCTGTCGCGCAGTGTGTCGAACCGGTTCTCCGCGCTGCTGGCTGGCATCGGCGTGACGTGCCTGGTGCAGAGCAGCAACGCCACCGCCACCATCGTCGGCGCGTTCGTCGCGCAGGGGTTGATGAGCGTGTCGTCGGCGCTGGCGATCCTGCTGGGTGCCAACGTGGGCACCGCGATGATGGCGCAAGTGTTTGCGCTGGACCTGTCGTGGCTGTCGCCGCTGCTGATCTTCTTCGGGGTGATCCTGCACCTGTCGCGCAAGGGCAGTCCGGTCGGACATTTTGGGCGCGTGCTGATCGGGCTGGGGCTGATCATGCTGGCGCTGGAGCTGATCGCGGTGGCGGCCAGCCCGATGGTGGAGGCCAATGCGCTGCGCGTGCTGCTCGGTTCGATCTCGGCCGACACCGGCCTGAACATGCTGATCGGCGCGCTGCTTACGCTGCTGTGCTATTCGAGCCTGGCGGTGGTGCTGTTCTGCGCCACGCTGGCGACCTCGGCGGCGGTGTCGATCAAGGTGGCGTTCGCGATCGTGCTGGGCGCCAATATCGGCAGCGCCATCGCCGCGCTGGCGACCACGCCGTCGTCCAGCCAGGCCGCGCGCCGGGCGACGCTGGGCAATCTGCTGTCGCGCGTGCTGGGGGCGGCGCTGGTGCTGCCGTTCCTGGACAAGCTGGCCGCACTGGCGCCGCATGCCAGTGTGGCGCTGCAGCATGTGGTGGTGGCGTTCCACGTGCTCTTCAACGTGGCGCTGGCGGTGCTGCTGGTCGGCTTCACCGACCGGATGGCCAGGCTGTGCACGCGCATCCTGCCCGGTGGCCGGCACGTCGACGAACTGGTCGCGCCGCGCTATCTCGATCCGTCTGCGCTGGCCACGCCCATGCTGGCGCTGGGCAATGCCTCGCGCGAGGTGCTGCGCATCGGCGACCGCGTCGAGCACATGCTGGAAAACACCATGCGCGTGCTCAAGACCGATGACGTGCGGCTGCTGCAGACCACGCGCGCCGTCGACGATGAAGTCGACGCGCTGTACACAGCCATCAAGCTCTACCTGACGCAGCTCAGCCACGAGGCGCTGGACGAGCGCGAGGGCAAGCGCTGGGCCGACATCATCTCGCTGACCATCAACCTGGAGCATGCCGGCGACATCATCGATCGCATGCTGCAGGACGTGCGCGAGAAGAAGATCGCGCACAAGCTGGCCTTCTCGGAGGCGGGCCTGCGGGAGCTGGAGGACATGCATGCCCGGCTGGTTGCCAACCTGCGGCTGGCGCTGTCGGTGTTCCTGACCGGCGACCTGCGCAGCGCCCAGCAGCTCATGCTGGAGAAGGCGCACTTCCGCGACCTGGAGAAGCGCTACGCGCGCAGCCACCTTACGCGTGTGTCGGCGCAGACCTCGGAGAGCATCGAGACCAGCTCGCTGCACCTGGACATCATCAGCGATTTCAAGCGGCTCAATTCGCTGTTCTGCGCGGCCGCCTACCCGGTGCTGGACGAGGCCGGGCTGCTGGGGCGCAGCCGCATGCACGAGGCGGACGAGGCCACGAGCACCGAGGCCTGA
- a CDS encoding LysE family translocator yields MPNVLLFLLSSVAITVMPGPDNLQVIARGASQGRKAGLAVAAGFASGCLFHTTLAALGLAAVLQSAPVAFQAIRWLGAAYLVWLGVQALRSKGGVGPSVSAQAAAPDLWQVFRQSVLANMLNPKVTLFFVVFLPQFVDAQAGHAALQMLLLGGVFMAQTIVVFGLYGWCAAALGGWMRRTPRASLWLDRVSGCIFIGLGLRVALTK; encoded by the coding sequence ATGCCGAATGTGCTGCTGTTCCTGCTGTCTTCCGTCGCCATCACGGTGATGCCGGGGCCGGACAACCTGCAGGTGATCGCGCGCGGCGCGAGCCAGGGCCGCAAGGCCGGGCTGGCGGTGGCGGCCGGGTTTGCCTCGGGCTGCCTGTTCCATACGACGCTGGCGGCGCTGGGGCTGGCGGCGGTGCTGCAGTCCGCGCCGGTGGCGTTCCAGGCGATCCGCTGGCTGGGCGCGGCCTACCTGGTCTGGCTGGGCGTGCAGGCGCTGCGCAGCAAGGGCGGCGTCGGGCCGTCGGTGAGCGCGCAGGCGGCGGCGCCCGATCTGTGGCAGGTGTTCCGCCAGAGCGTGCTGGCCAACATGCTCAACCCCAAGGTGACGCTGTTCTTCGTGGTGTTCCTGCCGCAGTTCGTCGATGCGCAGGCCGGTCATGCGGCGCTGCAGATGCTGCTGCTGGGCGGGGTGTTCATGGCGCAGACCATCGTGGTCTTCGGCCTGTACGGCTGGTGCGCGGCGGCGCTGGGCGGCTGGATGCGCCGCACGCCGCGCGCGTCGCTGTGGCTGGATCGCGTGAGCGGCTGCATTTTCATCGGGCTGGGGCTGCGGGTCGCGCTCACCAAGTAA
- a CDS encoding adenine phosphoribosyltransferase, which produces MTDASISPSSPVPASTELGDVTRYLRERIRTVPDWPQPGVMFRDITPLLQDPKSLRVLVDVFVHRYMGQGLNLVAGIDARGFILGSIVAYELNLGFVPIRKKGKLPFTTVAEEYMLEYGSATVEIHADACKPGDRVLLIDDLIATGGTMMAGKRLLERLGATVVEGAAIVDLPELGGSRLLMDGGLPLFTVCRFDGH; this is translated from the coding sequence ATGACCGACGCCAGCATCTCTCCGTCCTCGCCCGTTCCTGCCTCGACCGAACTGGGCGATGTGACGCGCTACCTGCGCGAGCGCATCCGCACCGTGCCCGACTGGCCGCAGCCGGGGGTGATGTTCCGCGACATCACGCCGCTACTGCAGGACCCGAAGAGCCTGCGCGTGCTGGTGGACGTGTTCGTCCATCGCTATATGGGACAGGGGCTGAACCTGGTGGCGGGCATCGATGCGCGCGGCTTCATCCTCGGCTCCATCGTCGCGTACGAGCTGAACCTGGGCTTCGTGCCGATCCGCAAGAAGGGCAAGCTGCCGTTCACCACCGTGGCCGAGGAGTACATGCTGGAGTACGGCAGCGCCACGGTGGAGATCCACGCCGACGCCTGCAAGCCCGGCGACCGCGTGCTGCTGATCGACGACCTGATCGCCACCGGCGGCACCATGATGGCCGGCAAGCGCCTGCTGGAGCGGCTGGGCGCGACGGTGGTGGAGGGCGCGGCCATCGTCGACCTGCCCGAACTGGGTGGCTCGCGCCTGCTGATGGACGGCGGCCTGCCGCTCTTTACCGTGTGCCGCTTCGACGGGCATTGA
- a CDS encoding DJ-1/PfpI family protein, producing MAKKILMLVGDYVEDYEVMVPFQALQMVGHTVHAVCPDKQAGESIATAVHDFEGAQTYSEKPGHRFTVNASFADVDPAAYDALVVPGGRAPEYLRLDPRVLDIVRHFSGAGKPIAAICHGAQLLSGAGVLKDRACSAYPACGPEVTAAGGTYQDIPVDQAHTDGNLVTAPAWPAHPAWLAQFLEVLGTRVLH from the coding sequence ATGGCGAAGAAGATTCTGATGCTGGTAGGCGACTATGTCGAAGACTACGAAGTCATGGTGCCCTTCCAGGCCCTGCAGATGGTCGGCCACACCGTGCACGCGGTCTGCCCGGACAAGCAGGCCGGCGAATCGATCGCCACCGCCGTGCACGACTTCGAGGGCGCGCAGACGTATTCCGAGAAGCCGGGCCACCGCTTCACCGTCAATGCCAGCTTCGCCGACGTCGATCCCGCCGCCTATGACGCGCTGGTCGTGCCCGGCGGCCGCGCTCCCGAATACCTGCGCCTCGATCCGCGCGTGCTCGACATCGTGCGCCACTTCAGCGGCGCCGGCAAACCCATCGCGGCGATCTGCCACGGCGCGCAGCTGCTGTCGGGGGCGGGCGTCCTGAAGGACCGCGCGTGCTCCGCCTATCCGGCATGTGGCCCGGAAGTCACGGCGGCGGGCGGCACCTACCAGGACATCCCCGTCGACCAGGCCCATACCGACGGCAACCTGGTGACCGCGCCCGCGTGGCCGGCCCACCCCGCATGGCTGGCGCAATTTCTTGAAGTCCTGGGGACGCGGGTCCTACACTGA
- a CDS encoding ribbon-helix-helix domain-containing protein, with protein MCEIFIRANPQSYETQARSLRLHGVATSVRLECLFWDVLEEIGRRDSLSVTQLIGRLYDELLERRGEVANFASFLRVCCLRYLMLQQDGRIPSDTRVPIRSLNAAAVLAGLPPRLAEPPLQRRSRGPLLEVVAK; from the coding sequence ATGTGCGAAATCTTCATCCGCGCCAATCCGCAGTCGTACGAAACCCAGGCCCGCTCGCTGCGCCTGCACGGCGTGGCGACCAGCGTGCGGCTCGAATGCCTGTTCTGGGACGTGCTCGAAGAAATCGGCCGGCGCGACAGCCTGAGCGTCACCCAGCTGATCGGCAGGCTCTACGACGAACTGCTGGAGCGGCGCGGCGAGGTCGCCAACTTCGCCTCGTTCCTGCGTGTCTGCTGCCTGCGCTACCTGATGCTGCAGCAGGACGGGCGCATCCCGTCGGACACGCGCGTGCCGATCCGCTCGCTGAACGCGGCCGCGGTGCTGGCCGGCCTGCCGCCGCGCCTGGCCGAGCCGCCGCTGCAGCGGCGCTCGCGCGGGCCGCTGCTCGAAGTCGTGGCGAAATAA